Proteins encoded by one window of Lasioglossum baleicum unplaced genomic scaffold, iyLasBale1 scaffold0890, whole genome shotgun sequence:
- the LOC143220394 gene encoding uncharacterized protein LOC143220394 — protein sequence MNYEESALRTEEGVVAVVGAIERLGFRISLEKTQANWCHSGRKKRVIPPARGKISVGVNAAQNGGKMNSPPPVEDGRSPVSTTANIGGPDERVRRIYAGVIRSMALYGAPVSAEELMARKKNRANVASV from the exons ATGAACTACGAGGAGTCTGCCCTGCGAACCGAAGAAGGGGTGGTCGCAGTAGTTGGGGCCATAGAACGCCTGGGATTCCGCATTTCATTGGAGAAAACCCAGGCCAACTGGTGCCACAGCGGGAGGAAGAAGCGGGTAATACCACCCGCAAGAGGAAAAATAAGCGTGGGAGTAAATGCCGCCCAGAACGGCGGAAAAATGAA CTCACCCCCGCCTGTAGAGGACGGGCGTAGCCCTGTGTCGACAACTGCCAACATAGGAGGGCCGGACGAGAGGGTTCGCCGAATCTACGCCGGTGTCATCCGCTCGATGGCCCTGTACGGGGCACCGGTGTCTGCGGAAGAGCTGATGGCCAGAAAGAAGAACCGCGCCAATGTTGCTAGCGTTTAG